A portion of the Salvia splendens isolate huo1 unplaced genomic scaffold, SspV2 ctg640, whole genome shotgun sequence genome contains these proteins:
- the LOC121790857 gene encoding tubulin beta-1 chain-like, translating into MREILHIQGGQCGNQIGAKFWEVVCAEHGIDTTGRYNGDNDLQLERVNVYYNEASCGRFVPRAVLMDLEPGTMDSVRSGTYGQIFRPDNFVFGQSGAGNNWAKGHYTEGAELIDSVLDVVRKEAENCDCLQGFQVCHSLGGGTGSGMGTLLISKIREEYPDRMMLTFSVFPSPKVSDTVVEPYNATLSVHQLVENADECMVLDNEALYDICFRTLKLTTPSFGDLNHLISATMSGVTCCLRFPGQLNSDLRKLAVNLIPFPRLHFFMVGFAPLTSRGSQQYRALTVPELTQQMWDSKNMMCAADPRHGRYLTASAMFRGKMSTKEVDEQMINVQNKNSSYFVEWIPNNVKSTVCDIPPTGLKMASTFIGNSTSIQEMFRRVSEQFTAMFRRKAFLHWYTGEGMDEMEFTEAESNMNDLVSEYQQYQDATADEEEEGYGYEDEDEYQEES; encoded by the exons ATGCGTGAGATCTTGCACATCCAGGGTGGCCAGTGTGGTAACCAAATCGGTGCCAAATTTTGGGAGGTAGTGTGCGCTGAGCACGGGATCGACACCACCGGACGCTACAATGGCGACAACGATCTCCAATTGGAGCGCGTGAATGTCTACTACAATGAAGCCAGCTGCGGGAGGTTTGTTCCCCGTGCCGTGCTCATGGATTTGGAGCCCGGCACTATGGACAGTGTTAGATCTGGTACGTACGGGCAGATTTTCAGGCCTGATAACTTTGTTTTCGGCCAATCCGGCGCCGGAAATAACTGGGCAAAGGGTCACTATACGGAGGGTGCGGAATTAATCGATTCCGTGCTTGATGTTGTGCGGAAGGAAGCCGAGAACTGTGATTGCTTGCAGG GATTTCAGGTGTGTCATTCATTGGGAGGTGGAACAGGTTCTGGAATGGGGACTCTTCTCATTTCAAAAATCAGGGAAGAGTACCCAGACCGCATGATGCTCACCTTCTCTGTCTTCCCATCACCTAAGGTGTCAGACACCGTTGTTGAGCCTTATAATGCCACTCTGTCCGTCCACCAGCTTGTCGAGAATGCTGATGAGTGCATGGTGTTGGACAATGAAGCTCTGTATGACATTTGCTTCAGAACCCTCAAACTTACCACTCCCAGCT TTGGAGATCTTAACCATCTGATTTCTGCGACCATGAGTGGTGTGACTTGCTGCCTGCGGTTCCCTGGTCAACTCAACTCAGATCTCCGGAAACTTGCTGTCAACTTAATTCCTTTCCCCAGGCTGCACTTTTTCATGGTTGGATTTGCTCCACTCACTTCTCGTGGGTCACAGCAGTACAGAGCCCTCACTGTTCCCGAACTTACCCAGCAGATGTGGGATTCAAAGAACATGATGTGTGCTGCTGACCCTCGCCATGGTCGTTATTTGACAGCTTCAGCCATGTTCCGTGGGAAGATGAGCACGAAGGAGGTGGATGAGCAGATGATCAATGTCCAGAACAAGAATTCATCTTACTTTGTTGAATGGATCCCCAATAATGTCAAGTCGACTGTTTGTGATATTCCTCCAACTGGCCTGAAAATGGCGTCAACCTTCATTGGTAACTCCACGTCAATTCAGGAGATGTTCCGGAGGGTCAGTGAGCAGTTCACGGCCATGTTCCGGAGGAAGGCTTTCTTGCATTGGTACACTGGAGAAGGAATGGATGAGATGGAATTCACAGAGGCTGAGAGCAACATGAATGATTTAGTTTCTGAGTATCAGCAATATCAAGATGCAACGgcagatgaggaagaggaaggctATGGTTATGAAGATGAGGATGAGTATCAGGAGGAATCTTAG